The Sphingobacterium lactis sequence AAAAAGCAAACCGCATCGGTGGTAAGTTAGGCGGTCTCATGGGCAAAAAAGGGGCTAAGGCCACAACTTTCACGGTATTGATCGAGGGAATGAAATTGGCGGAGTTGAAATCGTTGGCCAGTGATCTGGAATCCAATAAAAAAGTGGCCGAAGTAAAGACCAAGTATAATGCTAGTGGCTCTGCATTGACTGTACAATTCTCAGGAGATTCAGAAGACCTGCTCAACCTGTTGAAAAAGAACAGCCCGAAGATTACAGATGATACAGTACAAGCGATTGAGGATGATGGGATATCCATTAAAGTTGAAAAATAGTTTATCTTTATACCCATCATGCATAGGCAGTGATAGCTCACTGCCTTTTCTATTTAATGAAACCGGTTCGAACGGACGCCTATGAACTTACGCAAGCTGTGTTTGCTTTCCTTGTTGATGCTGTGCCTGTGTGGCTACAGCAGCGCATTACAGACTCCTATCCCCTATCAAAAGGAGATTGACAGCCTATTGCAAAAACTGAAAACCAAGGAATCAACAGAACAGGTTGCGGAAGACCTATTCGAACTATCTCTATATTATTCCTATTCTGATTCGGCAAAAGCTCATCAATACCTGTTGCAAGGCAAGCGTTTGGCAAAAAACTCCCCATACATCCAAGCACTGGGAAACCGATATGAAGGTATGTTTTTCATGGATTATGATCTGCCAAAGAGTATTGTCCTCTTGGAACGATCAGTAGAACAGCTTAAGCCGCTCGGCACACCGCAAGCCAAGCTAGCCCTTGCACGTGCCTACAACACGCTGTCAACAGCTTACCAGTGGCAGGACAACCACATGCGGATGCTGGAAATCCTGATGAATGACGCTCTGCCTGCAGCGGTCGCCTCCAAAGATGATGTCCTGATTGGCACCGTCTACTATAAGATCGGCCTTAATTATTGGAACAACCTGCAATATGAGTTGGCAAGCACCTATTTGCAAAATGCCATCACCTATTTGCAAAAGGGAAATTATGATCCTTACATCTTGAATGAAAGCTTTAAGCTACAGGTGATCGCTTTGGGTGTTACGGGAAAACGCGAGGCCTCGAACACCATGATCGAGAACTTTCGACAATTCTTCAACACCCACCGCACCGAACTTCCAGCCAATGAATACCATTATGTGCTTTCTGCATACTACAGATACGCCAAACAATATCGGCAGGCAAGAACAGAAATTGACCGTGCCATTCAGGAACTGAAAAAGAATGAAAAAGTAAACCCTCGGGAGCTTGCTTCCTACTACTACCAACGTGCGCTGATAAATTTTGCCGACCTGGAATTCAAAGCTGCCTTGGCAGATCTTGATGTGAACGATGAACTGTTGATAAACCCTGGCTTAGGCTTTTTTCAGGACAGCCTCAATATCTCCGCACTCAAAAAAAGAATCTACGAGACCCTTGGCGATTACAAATCGGCCGTATTCTGGTCGAACCAAACTGATGTACTGAAAGACACCTTGCTGAATCGCCGCATTCGGGAATCCATCCTGGCAAATGAAATCAAATACCAATCGCTCCAGAAGGAAAATGAGATAAAAACCCTCCTAGCTGAAAAAGAAAAAACTGCCAGTGATATCCGAAATACACGGATCATCATCGTGCTCATCATGACCATCCTGATCTTGATCGGTTATTTTATCTTCAAAAATCATCAGAAGAACAAGCGTCTGCTGCACCATCAGGAAATCAATGCCCTACAGAAACTGCAGGAGGAGAAACAGAAACAGAAATTGGTATCCTTGGATGCGATGCTCCAAGGGGAGGAAAAAGAAAGAAACCGGCTTTCACGGGACCTTCACGATGGGCTCGGTAGTGTCCTGGCGTCCATACGTTACAAAGTACTCGATCTCCAACTTTCCCAGCCAAACGATCGGGTCGATTCGGTGTTAAAGGATATGGACTATGCTATTTCCGAAATGCGCCGTATTTCGCACAACCTGATGCCTGAAGCATTGCGCCGGTTTGGTCTGGAAATATCCCTGGAAGATCTGTGCAAGAGCCTGCAGAACCCGCAGACCAAAATCGAACTCCAATTATACGGCTCCTTCCGAGACCTCTCGATGGACCAACAGACACATATTTACCGCATAATCCAGGAATTGCTCTACAACTCGCTGAAGCACTCTTTTGCAAGCAATATTCTCGTACAGGCCAGCTTGGAGGATCACATGGTCTTTATTACGGTAGAAGATAATGGTGTGGGCTTCCCGATGGAAATCCTTGATGAGGAGTCAAAAGTCGGTGTAGGCCTTAACAATGTTAAGATCCGGGTCAACTATCTGCATGGAAAATTGGACATCCGTTCCGAAGAGGGACGCGGCACAAGTGTGGATATTGAGCTGTTCGTATGATTATTTTCCTGAATGTCGCATTCCGAAGGCTAAACCAAAACCATTTTCCTTTGTTTGTATTATATTTGTGAATAAATAAACTATACATATGATACAGCGCATCCAATCCATTTGGCTTTTAGTTTCAAGCATCGTCCTCTTGGGTTTATTTCTATTCCCCTACGTAAGCTACATCGACCTGGTCGGGTTGGGCAAGAACATTTATGTAACCGGTGTTTATTCCTCGGCGAACAACGTGACGAACAAGGAATCCGGATCTTTATTGATGACCATTGCTACCGTCGTATTGGCGCTGATCCCTCTGTTGATTATCTTTCAATATAAAAACCGCAAGTTGCAGCTCAAGCTCATCTTCGTACAGGTGGTGCTGATCTGTTTGTTTGCCATCTGGATGTTCATCCACGCGAACAATATCTTGGGCTTAATCAATCAACATATTAATGCCAGCAATATCGGGATCGGATTTTTCCTATTGCCGGTATCCATCTTATGTTTGAGCTTCGCTATCCGTGGTATCCGCAACGACGAAAAGTTAATCAAATCTGCGGACAGACTACGTTAATTCACATACAATGAAAAATATCTTTCTCAGCCTGTTTTTTGCCCTGGCACTGACCATACCACATTTGGGCTTTGCCCAAGAACAGGATACGACACTGAATGTAGTCGATGATATACAGTTTGACCTCCATTCGGTCACCACTTCCGGCGACAGCTTGGTAATCGATGTGTTCGTCATTTCCTACGACAAGAACCCTCGAGAATTTCGATTGAATGTATTCGCTTCGGCAATAATCGATAGTGAAGAACAATCGCATATGTTAACCACCGCACAGATGGATCGAGTGATTGTCAACTTGGATGACCGGCAGAACTACCTCAACTTCCTGCTGCATCAGGACAAACCTGCTGCCATTAAAATCAAACTTTCTCCGCTAACGGAAGAAATTAAGCAGGCCAAGCTCTTGAAGCTGGTGTTCAATGCACTGGATGATGAAGGGCAATTTCTGGAGGCTTACATCGACCTGGATAAAGAATAATATTTCGGACAAAGGTAACAAAAGTCCTGCGCCCGAAATGAACCAGCATACTTGCGCAGGTAGCCGCAACAATCCGGATGGAGCACATCCGGTCAAAAGAAAAGGAGATGCTTTTGGCATCTCCTTTTCTTGTTATATGTTCAATGTCTATCTGGAATAACGGAATTGTTGTTTGTCCATCATTCCCATTTGTGATTTCATCATTTTAATTTGCTCCTCCAGCAATTTATTCTTGTCGGCTTTCTTCGCTTCGGCCAACAATTTCTCAGCTTCGCGCTTGTTGCGTTTCGCCATGGCGATTCCTGCCAAACTTAATTTGGCAAGTGCCACATTGTGGTCCATGTGCAAGCCCATCTGTAAAGCTTTCTTGAAGAATTTCTCGGATTGTAACGGTGCACGCTGTGATTCGATCAATCCCAAGAGCATATGGTAATAACCATGCTGAGCGGAAACCAACTCCTTTTCGTAGTTCTTGATTTTGTTCAACCACACTTCTGCTTTATCCATCCGCTCCTTGCGTAGGAACCATTGTGCAATAAGCATTTTTTCATTAAAGAAAACGGTTATCCAAGCGATAATGGTTACCAAAATGGCCAAGATACCCCACCCCCATTGCCCAAACCAGAACAATGCCACGGTGCCAATAACCATTAAACTACAAATGATAATACGAACTATATTTGACATAATTATACTGAATGCTGTAAGTTTGCAAATATCCGTTAATTTGCTGTGTTATACAACTTGTTTGCAGCAAAATAATGTAATTTTTTAAGCTGAAATGATGTCAGACCGCTATGATGCCTCGTGGGGGCAGTTAATCGACCCACTTTTTGAAACACCAAAGTTAAAAGCGCTATCGACCTTTGTACAGGCGGAGCGACAAGGCCATACTGTCTTCCCGCCTCGGGAGCTGGTCTTTCAGGCATTCAGGTTAACCCCTCTTCAAAACCTGAAAGTTGTTATCCTTGGACAGGACCCCTACCACAACGATGGACAGGCTCATGGGCTATCTTTTTCTGTTCCCGAAGGGATCGCCATTCCGCCAAGCCTACGGAACATTTA is a genomic window containing:
- a CDS encoding DUF4293 domain-containing protein, with product MIQRIQSIWLLVSSIVLLGLFLFPYVSYIDLVGLGKNIYVTGVYSSANNVTNKESGSLLMTIATVVLALIPLLIIFQYKNRKLQLKLIFVQVVLICLFAIWMFIHANNILGLINQHINASNIGIGFFLLPVSILCLSFAIRGIRNDEKLIKSADRLR
- a CDS encoding sensor histidine kinase, producing the protein MNLRKLCLLSLLMLCLCGYSSALQTPIPYQKEIDSLLQKLKTKESTEQVAEDLFELSLYYSYSDSAKAHQYLLQGKRLAKNSPYIQALGNRYEGMFFMDYDLPKSIVLLERSVEQLKPLGTPQAKLALARAYNTLSTAYQWQDNHMRMLEILMNDALPAAVASKDDVLIGTVYYKIGLNYWNNLQYELASTYLQNAITYLQKGNYDPYILNESFKLQVIALGVTGKREASNTMIENFRQFFNTHRTELPANEYHYVLSAYYRYAKQYRQARTEIDRAIQELKKNEKVNPRELASYYYQRALINFADLEFKAALADLDVNDELLINPGLGFFQDSLNISALKKRIYETLGDYKSAVFWSNQTDVLKDTLLNRRIRESILANEIKYQSLQKENEIKTLLAEKEKTASDIRNTRIIIVLIMTILILIGYFIFKNHQKNKRLLHHQEINALQKLQEEKQKQKLVSLDAMLQGEEKERNRLSRDLHDGLGSVLASIRYKVLDLQLSQPNDRVDSVLKDMDYAISEMRRISHNLMPEALRRFGLEISLEDLCKSLQNPQTKIELQLYGSFRDLSMDQQTHIYRIIQELLYNSLKHSFASNILVQASLEDHMVFITVEDNGVGFPMEILDEESKVGVGLNNVKIRVNYLHGKLDIRSEEGRGTSVDIELFV